One genomic segment of Gossypium arboreum isolate Shixiya-1 chromosome 3, ASM2569848v2, whole genome shotgun sequence includes these proteins:
- the LOC108475306 gene encoding glycine-rich cell wall structural protein-like, which yields MGVFTWMVVPLVFYAIFMDDYVIADILNVDENEHNLLQHLDLSKEMAENKRNRRSLTLLPLLGLGAVGAAGAAVTGVAALKGASALKRAIHEHRVARGGGKGVGVGGNIGGQGGFGGKGGGSGSGNIAGGKSVGFGGNIGGQGGFGQKGEASSSGNIAGGKSVGFGGNIGGQGGFGGKGGGSGSSNIAGGVGGQGGFGGKGGGSGSANVDGGVGQGGFGGKGGGSGSTNVAGGVGGQGGFGGKGGRSSSVNVVGGVGGQGGFDGKGSGSGSTNIARGVGGQEGFGGKGGGSGGGSGNVAGGFGGKGEFGGKGGGTGSANVAGGFGGQGGFGGKGGGSGSASDRANVAGGVGGQGGFGGKGGGSGSANAAGGVGGKEGFGGKGGGSGSANAAGGVGGKEGFGGKGGGSGSANAADGVGGQGGFGGKGGGSGNANVAGGIGGKGGFGGSGSTNVIGGVRGQGQFGGKGGGSGSANVASGVGGQGGFGGKGGGTGRGDLHFGGNFHFGLGGGGGFGGGN from the coding sequence ATGGGTGTTTTTACTTGGATGGTTGTGCCTCTGGTCTTttatgctatttttatggatgattATGTAATTGCTGATATTCTTAATGTTGATGAAAATGAACATAATTTACTTCAGCATCTGGATTTGTCCAAAGAAATGgcagaaaataaaagaaataggaGGTCTTTAACACTTTTACCTCTACTTGGTTTAGGTGCCGTTGGTGCAGCTGGTGCTGCTGTTACTGGTGTTGCTGCTTTAAAAGGTGCTTCTGCTTTAAAAAGAGCCATACACGAACATCGTGTAGCAAGAGGTGGTGGTAAAGGTGTTGGAGTTGGAGGTAATATTGGAGGACAAGGAGGGTTTGGTGGAAAAGGTGGTGGAAGTGGCAGCGGTAATATTGCTGGTGGTAAAAGTGTTGGATTTGGAGGTAATATAGGAGGACAAGGAGGATTTGGTCAAAAAGGTGAAGCAAGTAGTAGCGGTAATATTGCTGGTGGTAAAAGTGTTGGATTTGGAGGTAACATAGGAGGACAAGGAGGGTTTGGTGGAAAAGGTGGTGGAAGTGGTAGCAGTAATATTGCTGGTGGAGTAGGAGGGCAAGGAGGATTTGGAGGAAAAGGTGGTGGAAGTGGTAGCGCTAATGTTGATGGTGGAGTAGGACAAGGAGGTTTTGGTGGAAAAGGTGGTGGAAGTGGTAGCACTAATGTTGCTGGTGGAGTAGGAGGGCAAGGGGGATTTGGTGGAAAAGGTGGTAGAAGTAGTAGCGTTAATGTTGTTGGTGGAGTAGGAGGGCAAGGAGGGTTTGATGGAAAAGGTAGTGGAAGTGGTAGCACTAATATTGCTCGTGGAGTAGGAGGGCAAGAAGGGTTTGGTGGTAAAGGTGGTGGAAGTGGAGGTGGTAGTGGTAATGTTGCTGGTGGATTTGGAGGGAAAGGAGAATTTGGTGGAAAAGGTGGTGGAACTGGTAGCGCTAATGTTGCTGGTGGATTTGGTGGGCAAGGAGGGTTTGGTGGAAAAGGTGGTGGAAGTGGTAGCGCAAGTGATAGAGCTAATGTTGCTGGTGGAGTAGGAGGGCAAGGAGGGTTTGGTGGAAAAGGTGGTGGAAGTGGTAGTGCTAATGCTGCGGGTGGAGTAGGAGGGAAAGAAGGGTTTGGTGGAAAAGGTGGTGGAAGCGGTAGTGCTAATGCTGCTGGTGGAGTAGGAGGGAAAGAAGGGTTTGGTGGAAAAGGTGGTGGAAGTGGTAGTGCTAATGCTGCTGATGGAGTAGGAGGGCAAGGAGGGTTTGGTGGAAAAGGTGGTGGAAGTGGCAACGCTAATGTTGCTGGTGGAATAGGAGGGAAAGGAGGGTTTGGTGGAAGTGGTAGCACTAATGTTATAGGTGGAGTAAGAGGACAAGGTCAGTTTGGTGGAAAAGGTGGTGGAAGTGGTAGCGCTAATGTTGCTAGTGGAGTAGGAGGCCAAGGAGGGTTTGGTGGAAAAGGTGGTGGAACTGGTAGAGGTGACTTGCATTTTGGTGGTAATTTTCATTTTGGTTTAGGAGGAGGAGGAGGGTTTGGTGGAGGCAACTGA